In Polaribacter sp. L3A8, a genomic segment contains:
- a CDS encoding SHOCT domain-containing protein, with the protein MMDEYGAHNWGMGNVMGWMWLLGIIVFVLILWFILKNKNIRNRPYYPGNKSAMDLLKERYARGEIDKKEFEECKKDLT; encoded by the coding sequence ATGATGGATGAATATGGAGCACACAATTGGGGGATGGGTAACGTCATGGGATGGATGTGGCTGCTTGGAATTATAGTTTTTGTTTTGATTCTTTGGTTTATACTTAAAAATAAAAATATTAGAAACAGGCCATACTATCCAGGTAATAAATCAGCCATGGATTTGCTAAAAGAAAGGTATGCCAGAGGAGAAATAGACAAAAAGGAATTTGAAGAATGCAAGAAGGATTTAACCTAA
- a CDS encoding DUF302 domain-containing protein, with the protein MKYYIEKTINYSFDKAVEKVTEELKKEGFGILSEIDIHEKLKEKLNVDFRKYKILGACNPAKAYEALLAENKIGTMLPCNVIVQELENGKTQVAAVNPVASMQAVENDDLTAIAKEITKKLEIVILAL; encoded by the coding sequence ATGAAATATTATATCGAAAAAACAATAAACTACTCTTTCGACAAAGCTGTTGAAAAAGTAACAGAAGAACTTAAAAAAGAGGGTTTTGGTATATTATCCGAAATTGACATTCACGAAAAATTAAAAGAAAAATTGAATGTTGATTTCAGAAAGTATAAAATACTTGGGGCATGCAATCCTGCAAAAGCCTATGAAGCGCTTCTAGCCGAAAATAAAATTGGAACGATGCTCCCTTGTAATGTAATTGTTCAGGAGCTGGAAAATGGAAAAACTCAAGTGGCTGCGGTTAACCCAGTTGCGTCTATGCAAGCCGTTGAAAATGACGACTTAACTGCTATTGCTAAAGAAATTACCAAAAAATTGGAAATAGTAATTCTCGCACTGTAA